A genomic stretch from Eptesicus fuscus isolate TK198812 chromosome 15, DD_ASM_mEF_20220401, whole genome shotgun sequence includes:
- the LOC114232739 gene encoding fibrous sheath CABYR-binding protein-like has translation MTEAPPPLDEEPPLEPALGLPVSPGQGLKRSSDGSRFRIGRHWFRTQHRPLSPLTRLEPESSTRVIKEQQLVDEDPGPAFFTEGQLGHSSEGQHRPKVHFASCGSGEPGPSSGRRWTPAQKPTRFCSPPTWNQRQNRVLSSILDPDSSPRLESPRVPRKFPACAYMRPNAHGNHSWPESLEPEEAEPKAPAQEAEEAPAETPEVQTEASNEESDEELEAWAPPEVLPPPSASPVAAVEPGPAWEAPADMTEAPPPLDEEPSLEPAQGPASEEELPPESPAAPAPEPQAETARRLPSEKLVLPPLVDLFLLFSFLYMIYFSSWGYSIVYCLNFIIWGVLGSFFLFLFFFLLLCFVSLWSD, from the exons ATGACTGAGGCCCCACCACCCCTGGATGAGGAGCCCCCCCTGGAACCTGCCCTGGGTCTCCCCGTGTCCCCAGGCCAAGGCCTCAAGAGAAGCAGCGATGGGAGTAGGTTCCGCATTGGCCGCCACTGGTTCAGGACTCAGCACAGACCCCTGTCGCCCTTGACACGGCTGGAGCCAGAG agctcAACTCGGGTCAtaaaggagcagcagctggtcgatgaagaccccggccctgccttcttcACTGAGGGGCAGCTGGGTCATAGTTCCGAGGGCCAGCACAGGCCCAAAGTGCATTTTGCCAGCTGTGGTTCTGGAGAACCAGGGCCCTCGAGTGGACGGAGATGGACTCCTGCCCAGAAGCCGACCAGGTTCTGCAGCCCTCCAACTTGGAATCAAAGGCAGAACAGAGTTTTAAGCTCCATCCTGGATCCAGATTCCAGCCCCCGCCTGGAGTCGCCTAGGGTTCCCAGGAAGTTCCCAGCATGTGCCTACATGCGGCCAAATGCCCACGGGAATCACTCCTGGCCAGAGTCCCTGGAGCCCgaggaggcagagcccaagg caccggcccaggaggcagaggaggctccTGCAGAAACACCTGAAGTCCAGACAGAGGCGTCTAATGAGGAGTCGGATGAAGAGCTGGAGGCGTGGGCACCTCCAGAGGTCCTGCCACCTCCATCAGCCTCTCCGGTGGCAGCTGTGGAGCCGGGGccggcctgggaggcacctgcagaCATGACTGAGGCCCCACCACCCCTGGATGAGGAGCCCTCCCTGGAACCTGCCCAGggtcctgcctcagaggaggagctgcctcctgaaagcccAGCAGCGCCAGCTCCAGAGCCGCAGGCTGAGACTGCTCGCCGTCTCCCCTCAGAAAAACTGGTGCTACCTCCCCTCGTTGaccttttccttctattttccttCCTCTATATGATTTACTTTTCTTCATGGGGTTATTCaattgtttattgtttaaattttattatttggggtgttttagggtctttttttctctttctattcttctttcttcttttatgctTTGTTTCTCTCTGGAGTGATTGA
- the LOC129151756 gene encoding fibrous sheath CABYR-binding protein-like → MTSSGSGKPWPFSARRWSPPQKPIRFRRPPSLKLLNQQRRIALHNSFLESPRFRKRFPMCDAFLEHQAHVNHTGPEDLQPQGAEPKAPAQEAEEAPAETPEVQTEASDKESDEELEAWAPPELLPPPSASPVAAVEPGPALEAPADMTEAPPPLDEEPSLEPALGLPVSPGQGLKRGSDESRFRIGRRWFRTQHRPLSPLTRLEPEVTQGGPGWLCAGQATTLTHLSSPMSPPCVKAGWVDVECGWPPLPEVYPEPWR, encoded by the exons ATGACCAGCTCGGGGTCTGGGAAGCCATGGCCCTTTAGTGCCCGGAGATGGAGTCCTCCCCAGAAGCCCATCAGGTTCCGCAGACCTCCATCCTTGAAGCTGCTCAATCAGCAAAGGCGGATCGCACTTCACAACTCCTTCCTGGAGTCGCCCAGGTTCCGCAAGAGGTTCCCAATGTGTGATGCCTTCCTGGAGCACCAGGCCCATGTGAATCACACCGGGCCAGAGGACCTGCAGCCCCAGGGggcagagcccaagg caccggcccaggaggcagaggaggctccTGCAGAAACACCTGAAGTCCAGACAGAGGCGTCTGACAAGGAGTCTGATGAAGAGCTGGAGGCGTGGGCACCTCCAGAGCTCCTGCCACCTCCATCAGCCTCTCCGGTGGCAGCTGTGGAGCCGGGGCCGGCCTTGGAGGCACCTGCAGACATGACTGAGGCCCCACCACCCCTGGATGAGGAGCCCTCCCTGGAACCTGCCCTGGGTCTCCCCGTGTCCCCAGGCCAAGGCCTCAAGAGAGGCAGCGATGAGAGTAGGTTCCGCATTGGCCGCCGCTGGTTCAGGACTCAGCACAGACCCCTGTCGCCCTTGACACGGCTGGAGCCAGAGGTaacacagggaggcccagggtggtTGTGTGCGGGCCAGGCCACCACTCTGACCCACCTGAGCAGCCCGATGtcccctccgtgt gtcaaggctggctgggtggacgtGGAGTGTGGGTGGCCCCCGCTGCCCGAGGTCTATCCCGAGCCCTGGAGGTGA
- the LOC129151755 gene encoding fibrous sheath CABYR-binding protein-like, which produces MRPNGHGNHSWPESLEPEEAEPKAPAQEAEEAPAETPEVQTEASDEESDEELEAWAPPELLPPPSASPVAAVEPGPAWEAPADMTEAPPPLDEEPSLEPAQGPASEEELPPETPAAPAPEPQADTARRLPSEKLVLPPLVDLFLLFSFLFMFHFSSWGYSIVYFLNFIIWGILGSFFLSLFFFLLCFVSLWSD; this is translated from the exons ATGCGGCCAAATGGCCACGGGAATCACTCCTGGCCAGAGTCCCTGGAGCCCgaggaggcagagcccaagg caccggcccaggaggcagaggaggctccTGCAGAAACACCTGAAGTCCAGACAGAGGCGTCTGACGAGGAGTCGGATGAAGAGCTGGAGGCGTGGGCACCTCCAGAGCTCCTGCCACCTCCATCAGCCTCTCCGGTGGCAGCTGTGGAGCCGGGGccggcctgggaggcacctgcagaCATGACTGAGGCCCCACCACCCCTGGATGAGGAGCCCTCCCTGGAACCTGCCCAGggtcctgcctcagaggaggagctgcctcctgaaacCCCAGCAGCGCCAGCTCCAGAGCCGCAGGCTGACACTGCTCGCCGTCTCCCCTCAGAAAAACTGGTGCTACCTCCCCTCGTTGaccttttccttctattttccttcctttttatgtttcACTTTTCTTCATGGGGTtattcaattgtttattttttaaattttattatttggggtattttagggtctttttttctctctctattcttctttcttttatgctTTGTTTCTCTCTGGAGTGATTGa